From Triticum urartu cultivar G1812 chromosome 2, Tu2.1, whole genome shotgun sequence, a single genomic window includes:
- the LOC125538487 gene encoding 26S proteasome non-ATPase regulatory subunit 11 homolog, protein MSSSMESSYLPATTESIAMAQEAKDASKSISILYRVIQDPSSSADALRTKELAITNLTNYLTEESRAEELRNLLTQLRPFFSLIPKAKTAKIVRGIIDAVSKIPGTSDLQISLCKEMVEWTRAEKRTFLRQRVEARLAALLLENQEYTEALTLLTGLIKEVRRLDDKLLLVDIDLLESKLHFSLRNLPKAKASLTAARTAANAIYVPPAQQGTIDMQSGILHAEEKDYKTAYSYFFEAFEAFNALDDPRAIFSLKYMLLCKIMVNQADDVAGIISSKASLKYVGPDVDAMKAVADAYSKRSLKYFETALRDFKAQLEEDPIVHRHLSSLYDTLLEQNLCRLIEPYSRVEIGHVAQMIELAVDDVEKKLSQMILDKKFAGTLDQGAGCLIIFEDQKTEAIFPATLETISNVGKVVDSLYMRSAKIMA, encoded by the coding sequence ATGTCTTCTTCAATGGAGTCATCATACCTTCCTGCTACTACTGAGTCAATTGCAATGGCTCAGGAGGCTAAGGATGCTTCAAAGTCAATTTCGATCCTTTACCGTGTGATTCAAGACCCGTCTTCTTCTGCGGATGCACTGAGAACAAAAGAACTTGCAATTACTAACCTTACAAATTACCTCACTGAAGAGAGCAGAGCTGAGGAGTTGCGAAACCTTTTGACCCAGCTCAGGCCGTTTTTCTCACTGATTCCCAAGGCCAAGACTGCAAAAATTGTCCGTGGAATCATTGATGCTGTTTCCAAGATTCCTGGAACATCTGATCTCCAGATCTCGCTGTGCAAAGAGATGGTGGAATGGACCCGTGCAGAGAAGCGTACATTCCTTAGGCAGCGTGTGGAGGCAAGGTTAGCGGCACTTCTGCTAGAGAATCAAGAGTACACTGAAGCCCTGACTCTCCTGACTGGTCTTATTAAGGAAGTCAGGAGACTTGATGACAAGTTGCTCCTTGTGGACATAGACCTGTTGGAGAGCAAACTCCACTTCTCTCTCAGAAACCTGCCAAAGGCCAAAGCTTCGTTGACTGCTGCAAGGACAGCGGCGAATGCCATCTATGTTCCACCAGCTCAGCAGGGCACTATTGATATGCAGAGTGGAATCCTTCACGCAGAAGAAAAGGATTACAAAACTGCTTACAGCTACTTCTTTGAAGCATTTGAAGCTTTCAATGCACTGGATGACCCAAGAGCTATCTTCAGCTTGAAGTACATGCTCTTGTGCAAGATAATGGTTAACCAAGCTGATGATGTTGCTGGAATAATCTCATCTAAGGCTAGCCTAAAATATGTTGGTCCGGATGTTGATGCTATGAAAGCTGTAGCTGATGCCTACTCTAAAAGATCTCTCAAGTACTTTGAAACTGCCCTCCGCGATTTCAAAGCCCAGCTTGAGGAGGACCCTATTGTTCACAGGCATCTTTCCTCTCTGTATGATACCCTCCTGGAGCAGAATCTGTGCAGGTTGATTGAGCCCTACTCGAGAGTGGAGATTGGGCATGTTGCACAGATGATTGAATTGGCGGTTGATGATGTTGAGAAGAAGCTGTCGCAGATGATTCTAGACAAGAAATTTGCTGGTACTCTGGATCAAGGTGCTGGTTGCCTCATTATCTTTGAGGATCAGAAGACAGAGGCCATCTTCCCTGCTACACTGGAAACCATTTCAAATGTTGGAAAGGTCGTGGACAGTCTTTACATGAGGTCGGCCAAGATCATGGCTTGA